A segment of the Lycium barbarum isolate Lr01 chromosome 7, ASM1917538v2, whole genome shotgun sequence genome:
ACAATATCCAGAAGAGGAAAAGGTATCCTCCAGGTCCACAAGGTCTTCCCATTTTAGGACATCTTCACTTGTTAGGTAAAAATCCACACCAAGATTTCCTAAAACTAGCCAAGAAACATGGTCCGCTTATGTATGTGCAACTGGGACTAGTACCTACAATCGTTGTCTCATCTGCAGATGCAGCGGAGAAGGTCCTCAAGACATATGATCATATATTTGCTAGTAGGCCTTATAACGAGGCAGCTCAGTATTTGGCATATGGTCAGAAGAATTTGATATTTGCAAAGTATGGACCATATTGGCGCAACATGCGCAAAATGTGCACCGTGCACCTTTTCAGTAACCAAAAGATCAATTCATTTCAATCCATGAGAAGGCAACAAGTTGAGCTTATGATCGAATCACTTAAAAAGGAGGCTCATGATAGCCTTGTTGTTGATCTTAGTGCAAAGATTGCATCCTTGAATGCAGACTTGACTTGTTTGATGGTGTTTGGAAAGAAGTACATGGACGAAGATTTGGACAAGAGGGGATTCAAAGCTGTAGCTCAAGAGGTTGTGCATTTGGCTGCAACACCAAATCTTGGAGATTTTTTCCCCTGCCTTGGTGTAATTGATCTCCAGGGACTCACTCGCCGGCTCAAGGACCTTTCGAAGGTGTTAGATGAGTTTCTTGAGAAGATTATTGATGAGCATGTCAAGTCTCATGAGCAGAAGCAATCCAAGGACTTTGTGGACACCATGTTGGACATTATGCAATCAGGAGATGAAGAATTTCAGTTTGACCATAGCCATATAAAAGCTATCCTAGTCGTACGTTATTTCATCTCATTTAAATACCTGTATTATTATACTCTCATCGTACGATTAGATCTGTTCGTACTAATTTCCTTTTCTATCACAGGACATGCTTGTTGCAGGAATGGACACTTCATCAACAGCTGTAGAATGGATACTGACAGAGCTTCTTAGGCAGCCTCATGTGATGAAGAAACTCCAAAAAGAGTTAGAAGAAGCGGTAGGCCTTGAAAGAATGGTTGAAGAATCAGACTTGGATAACTTGAAGTACTTAGATATGGTTGTAAAGGAAGGCATGAGGCTGCACTCCATAGTGCCACTAGTGCCTCACGAGGCCATGGAAGATTGTTTAGTCGATAATTTCCACATACAAAAGGGATCCCGGATCATGGTAAACTATTATGCTATTCAGAGAGATCCAAATATTTGGCCTGAGCCTGACAAGTTTTTGCCCGAGAGGTTTATTGGGAGCAGTATCGACGTTCGTGGACGTGACTTCCAACTTTTACCATTTGGCTCTGGCAGAAGAAGCTGCCCTGGAATGCAGTTGGGAATTTTTCTTGTCCGCCTTTTGGTGGCACAACTGGTGCATTGCTTTGATTGGGAGCTTCCAAATGGTATGCAGCCTTCTGATTTGGACATTGATGAGCACTTTGGGTTAGCGACAAGCAAAGAAAACCATTTAATGGCTATTCCTACTTATAGACTAAGCGATGCTTAATCTCAAATGGCACAATATGGTGCAATAATCAATTAAACGAAGATCTGTTCACAAAAATAGTACTCCAAAGCAGAAAAAGAAagattatatacatatatggtgGAGTTGGCTGAAATTTTTGTCCTTAATAAAATATAGACCAGTGCAATGAAAACCATTTATTTTCTGGTTTATTGGTTATGTAATCTCTCAGAGTAGTGACAAAGTGGCAACTGGATATTGAGCACAGAAATTTGAAATCATCATCTGGTTCAACTTTGCTAATTAAAACTCgttcatattatatcatatcatattatattttatattatactaaaagtgagAAACATCTACTTCTAAAGTTGGATTACGATTTGCCCGTGCAGTAAATCAAAATgtaaataaaacacaaaaataaaaaaataaaagttaaattagaaaaatataattttggacCTGTTGAGATGCTTAGCTTTGATTAAGTCTTTTGGGTTTCTTGGCAGATGATGCATGTATCACCATTTATTTTTTCTACATTTAAAATTGTAACCTTTCAAAGTGTAATGAATAGCTATAATGATCAGAAGATTAACCAAAATCCAATTAAATAGAAAATAGGGCGATTTTATCTTTCAATGCCACTGTACAAATTCCGTTCAATGAAGAGTCACAATATACAACTAATCCTAGCAACCGTCTGGATCCTCCCATTGATTATGGTGCTGGTTAGTTTGGTGGAAACTTTGTGATTTCCTGTATGGTTTTGAAGGTATGAATGTGTGATTTGCTTCTTTACTGGCAATTCTTCTATGCCTCTTTTCTATTCTTCTTTTTTCATTCGAAGGGATAATATAAGCAAATCATTAGAAGACTGCCAGATATAATTTGCACCAACCATGTTCCAATAACACCAATATCAAAATACAATTACAGAGGAGCTTCATGTAAATTTTGACACATCGTTTTAGACCTTATTGTGCATTTGTTGGAAAACTTGGCAGTATCCCATTAAAAAGATATTCCCGTCATAAACTTAAAAATGTATTTTGGATTTCGAAATACATTAGGTATCCATTTCTGAAACTAAAATATTTTGAATAGAAGGCATAGCAATTAATGTCAAATCTAACTCTGTTGTGTTTTGGCCTTTGGGATTATGTAATAGTTGATGCTTATTCTAAGAAAAGCACAATGAAAAAGTTAAAACAATGAAGGTACCATATCAATACTCCTATAAGATATCTTGAGACAATTCTAGGTTTAGAAATCCATATAAAGTGAATATCTATAACAGCAAGAATATTTCAAATTGCATAACGGTACGCAATTTACCAAACGGGTGCAAGTGATTTTGAAATGAGTAGAAAATGGAGGGCACATAGACAGCGACGTATACGAATCCTAAAAGGCCGTTTTCTCTCAAATCAAACTTCATTTGATTTTTGCGCTTTATTTCCTGGACTGGTGTTAGCCTGTTAGATTGACCATTTTTATTGAAGCTAAATTTGGTGCTTTCATCTTTCTAGCATATTACTTGAAGCACCCTATCATGAAACTAACAGTTCTGACCTTTTATAATTATAGTTATTTTGCACTATTATGTATAATTATACCTATTGTCAGCTGAAGTTTTTCGCTATTTCAATAAGAAAATTTAAAATGTATTTCATTCATATTACATCGCAGAAAAACACTTTTGTATTACCATTATATTGTATTTGGATATACTCCATAACTAAACTTAATTGCTCGATTTTACATGTGCAAATGATATGTAATAATTTTTGTGCTAAGCAATCAAGTCATTGGATATTTAGTGATTATTCATCAATCTGAGCTTGTATTTTTCCCCTTCCAATTTTAATTGCTCATTACACACATAATAtaatttatatctatatataatataaagctaggcatagataaggtgatgtgacacctttcTATGGCCTAGAATCACATttatctttttctcctttttttggtcttttctctattttttcctcatttatgtgctatgttaatttttatttttatttttgaaaaaaaaaaaaaaaactcaaagccACTCCTTAACTCTCTTAATTATCCTTATGCCATATTAAAAGACTAAAATTTTATTTCCATAACTCTCTCACGTTGCACACACAATTCATCCATTCAATTCAAGATAATTATTGCTCTTAAATAACCCATAAATGGGCCCTTTAAAATTTCAGTTTTAAACCTTTGGTTACCTAACATTATTACCTATTTTTAAGATATTCATCATCTATCACAATACTTATAGACATAGCAAATATATAGAGCACCCAAAAGTAAATTCTTTATCCACCGTACGTGTAACCAGCCGTATTTTTCATTTTACTAGACACCGGGTGATTAGTTCCTCTCAATTTATTGTTTCTGTTTTCCTTTttacttttataattttttaataataTTATATTGTTGCTTTGATACAAGGTTGTAATTTTTGGCAAACTGAAAATAAGTGACTAATAGGGCTATATGTGGGTGCAATTTTACCTATTTTGTTTGATAAGGTGTTGATATTTTGTGTTTGACGGATTGATATGATTTTCTATCTATGTTATTCTCTTCTTCTTCCTACTTTGATCTCCAATGTAAATGAACTTTTTTAATCCAAAGTACGTTTTTCCAAGTACTAGAGTTTTGAGTGTCAATtgtcaatttaaaaaaaatataatctgtCTTCTAATTCCTCTATCTTGTAGTTTTATAGATAGTATAGCATGCTAGTGTTGCTTAGCTGTTAGCTGCTAAGActacaaaatatatcaacaatagTAAGTGAAGATGTTATTTTAGAATAAATTTTACCATATAATTTTATATAATTTCAATGAAAATGAATTAGTAAATGATAAATATCTCAATTTTTCGAAAAAGAATACTCAATGAAATCCAAATTTAAAAATTTCATTGTATTTTGAATCTCTCCCTATTTTATCTATGTCTTATGTTGAATTCCTAggattttttaaaaagaaattagcAGTATACGATTTTTTTATTATAGGCTTCATGATTTTGAGGACAGAAAAATAGTAGCTTTAGAGTGGAGTGGTTGCTATAAAGATTGTGATGTTCCAAAGAGACAAGAGAAGAAAGGGTAGATATTCTTTCTTAAAATAAATGGGCAAGGAagtaagaaagaaagagaagaaaaaaaaatgaaaagaaaaaacaaataggCAGAAATGGGCCAAAAAAATTCCGTTTGCAAGTTTTTCCCTTTCCTTATTATTTTTGTAGTAGAAGTTGTCATTGATGCCTTTTTTTAAgatcttttaaaaagaaagatTTATAATGTAACTCTTAAAAAGTTGAGATCAACATTTAGATAAATACTTAATATAAATAAACGAAAATTATGTGTAAATGTTATAATACATATCAACATTAAAGAGATTAATTCTTTTGCAGTTTATCTCTTTCTTTCATGATTCATTAAGCGAAGATATAAATTATAATTTCACCTTTTAAATTATTATATAAAATTCAAGTATTTTTGGATGATTAAGAATTTGCACGTGATAAAAGTAAGTAATAAAATAGCTTGGAACTTAAAATCTAGTCAATTTGAATTTGAAGACTAAAAAAGATTTAGACATTTTTAACATTCAGGCTTTAAGAAGTTATTTCAAGAGTTTTATAATCGCGCGAAGCGCGAACCAATTCACTAGTATTATATATTCCTATGTCATTTTATAAAGTCAATACTGATTGATATGGTCACACGTGTAACGCACGtgtcaaaaaattaataaatatataaaaagataaaaaagaaTACAGCACTCAAGTTAGTTGTACATCAAAAAAGCATcaagaatgaataaaatttaAAGAATGCCAATTAACTTATGAGACTGCAGAATGCTGCCTGAAAGCTTCCCTAATTAACATGGCTATGAACTTAAACTTTTCCAGGTCCAATTATTCTCCGATACTCTTTCTGGAGTTTCTTCTTCACATGGGAGGTGTGTTCTTAGAATTATACTACTATGACTGTTTAAACCACAAAAAGGATCACAAACCAAATGTTAAACAGTTCAGACAGATAGGGAAGCAAGATTCATTGGAAATACACCCTCCGTTTCAATTGGTTTGTCTCGTTTGACTCGGCA
Coding sequences within it:
- the LOC132603723 gene encoding cytochrome P450 71AU50-like → MALIWATLVVVLIVYALYELLNNIQKRKRYPPGPQGLPILGHLHLLGKNPHQDFLKLAKKHGPLMYVQLGLVPTIVVSSADAAEKVLKTYDHIFASRPYNEAAQYLAYGQKNLIFAKYGPYWRNMRKMCTVHLFSNQKINSFQSMRRQQVELMIESLKKEAHDSLVVDLSAKIASLNADLTCLMVFGKKYMDEDLDKRGFKAVAQEVVHLAATPNLGDFFPCLGVIDLQGLTRRLKDLSKVLDEFLEKIIDEHVKSHEQKQSKDFVDTMLDIMQSGDEEFQFDHSHIKAILVDMLVAGMDTSSTAVEWILTELLRQPHVMKKLQKELEEAVGLERMVEESDLDNLKYLDMVVKEGMRLHSIVPLVPHEAMEDCLVDNFHIQKGSRIMVNYYAIQRDPNIWPEPDKFLPERFIGSSIDVRGRDFQLLPFGSGRRSCPGMQLGIFLVRLLVAQLVHCFDWELPNGMQPSDLDIDEHFGLATSKENHLMAIPTYRLSDA